A window of the Natronomonas salina genome harbors these coding sequences:
- the cobD gene encoding threonine-phosphate decarboxylase CobD, with product MDPDSVADAGRVPHGSSDEPDVLDLSANVNPRVPDGSRAVYEAAFDDARSYPNDGYPEFRAAAADYVGCDPAAVVPTAGGLAAIRLAVGVAVSPSDTVLVPYPSFGEYAREVELAGGEVVHVPHDELLDRDPADHAMAVVCTPNNPTGDLPDGSALAAFADRCAEAGTVLLADEAFLGFTERDSLAGRPGVVVARSLTKLFGLPGLRAGFAVAGGDLLQRLRTARPAWSLGGPAAAVGAHAMGDETFVAETRERVTREREYLREGLESRGFDVHSSAAPFLLCDVGADPADLLTACRNRGVVLRDATTFRGLDAHVRIAVRDRAATDRLLAVLDGVR from the coding sequence ATGGACCCTGACAGCGTCGCCGACGCCGGGCGCGTCCCCCACGGCTCCAGCGACGAGCCGGACGTCCTCGACCTGAGCGCGAACGTCAACCCTCGCGTCCCCGACGGCTCCCGGGCGGTCTACGAGGCGGCCTTCGACGACGCCCGGTCGTACCCCAACGACGGCTACCCCGAGTTCCGCGCGGCGGCCGCCGACTACGTCGGCTGCGACCCGGCGGCGGTCGTGCCCACCGCGGGCGGCCTCGCCGCCATCCGTCTGGCCGTCGGCGTCGCCGTCTCGCCCAGCGACACCGTCCTGGTGCCGTACCCCTCCTTCGGCGAGTACGCCCGCGAGGTCGAACTGGCCGGCGGCGAGGTCGTCCACGTCCCCCACGACGAACTCCTCGACCGCGACCCCGCGGACCACGCGATGGCGGTCGTCTGCACGCCCAACAACCCCACCGGCGACCTTCCCGACGGGTCGGCGCTCGCGGCCTTCGCCGACCGCTGTGCCGAGGCCGGAACGGTCCTGCTGGCCGACGAGGCGTTCCTCGGGTTCACGGAGCGGGACTCGCTCGCGGGGCGTCCGGGCGTCGTCGTCGCGCGCTCGCTGACGAAGCTGTTCGGGCTGCCGGGGCTCCGCGCCGGCTTCGCCGTCGCCGGGGGTGACCTCCTCCAGCGCCTCCGGACCGCCCGCCCCGCCTGGTCGCTCGGTGGCCCCGCCGCCGCGGTCGGCGCCCACGCGATGGGCGACGAGACGTTCGTCGCCGAGACCCGCGAGCGCGTCACCAGGGAGCGCGAGTACCTCCGAGAGGGGCTCGAATCCAGGGGCTTCGACGTCCACTCCTCGGCGGCGCCGTTCCTGCTCTGCGACGTCGGGGCGGACCCCGCGGACCTCCTGACGGCCTGCCGCAACCGCGGCGTCGTCCTCCGCGACGCGACCACGTTCCGCGGCCTGGACGCCCACGTCCGCATCGCCGTCCGGGACCGCGCGGCGACCGACCGCCTGCTGGCGGTCCTCGACGGGGTGCGCTGA
- a CDS encoding NTP transferase domain-containing protein: protein MCGGRGTRLDRGEKPLFEVAGEPMVDRVLAALETSRVEAIHAVTSPLAPETAAHLEGRVPTVETDGDGYVADLGTALESVERPVLTVVSDLPLLAGDVVDRVLDVYETECRADGSSLTVCVPTALKEALGVSADSTRAHGGHELSPTGVNIVGVTDDETVHVSYDARLAVNVNRPDDAAVAEVLADGP, encoded by the coding sequence ATGTGCGGCGGCCGCGGAACCCGCCTCGACCGCGGCGAGAAGCCGCTGTTCGAGGTCGCCGGCGAGCCGATGGTCGACCGGGTCCTGGCAGCCCTCGAGACGAGCCGGGTCGAGGCAATCCACGCCGTCACCTCGCCGCTGGCCCCCGAGACGGCCGCCCACCTCGAGGGTCGCGTCCCCACCGTCGAGACCGACGGCGACGGCTACGTCGCGGACCTCGGGACCGCACTCGAGTCCGTAGAGCGGCCCGTCCTCACGGTCGTCTCGGACCTCCCGCTGCTGGCCGGCGACGTCGTGGATAGGGTCCTAGATGTATACGAGACCGAATGCCGGGCGGACGGCAGTTCGCTGACCGTCTGCGTCCCGACGGCGCTGAAGGAGGCGCTGGGCGTCAGCGCCGATTCGACGCGCGCTCACGGTGGTCACGAACTCTCGCCGACCGGGGTGAACATCGTAGGGGTGACCGACGACGAGACGGTCCACGTCAGCTACGACGCCCGGCTCGCGGTGAACGTCAACCGGCCCGACGACGCGGCCGTCGCGGAGGTGCTCGCCGATGGACCCTGA
- the cobS gene encoding adenosylcobinamide-GDP ribazoletransferase, which yields MALNEIASGLRGGVAFLTRLPVESRERDWLRFQEFPAAFPLVGYLVGALAALPFLVLPGAAAAFAYLLALVAVTGIAHLDGVADLGDAAAVHEDDGRRDVLKDTTVGVGAVSAVAVVVAGLALAGLALAGLPEILALLLVIAAEVGAKLGMATVACIGTASHEGIGSQFTRNAEPALLAGPALAAVPAALLTFPSPAALVAVLTGPVVAVSLVGWGERHVGGVNGDVFGAVNELGRVAALHAGVVTWMYF from the coding sequence GTGGCTCTGAACGAGATCGCCAGCGGCCTCCGCGGCGGCGTCGCCTTCCTGACCCGCCTGCCGGTCGAGTCCCGCGAGCGCGACTGGCTCCGCTTCCAGGAGTTCCCCGCCGCGTTCCCGCTGGTGGGCTACCTCGTCGGCGCGCTCGCGGCGCTTCCGTTCCTCGTCCTGCCCGGCGCCGCCGCGGCGTTCGCCTACCTCCTGGCGCTCGTCGCGGTCACCGGCATCGCCCACCTCGACGGGGTCGCCGACCTCGGCGACGCCGCGGCGGTCCACGAGGACGACGGCCGCCGGGACGTCCTGAAGGACACCACCGTCGGCGTCGGCGCGGTCAGCGCCGTCGCCGTCGTCGTCGCGGGCCTCGCACTCGCAGGCCTCGCGCTCGCCGGCCTCCCCGAGATCCTCGCGCTCCTGCTCGTCATCGCCGCCGAGGTCGGCGCCAAGCTCGGGATGGCGACGGTCGCCTGCATCGGCACCGCCAGCCACGAGGGGATCGGCTCGCAGTTCACGCGGAACGCCGAGCCGGCGCTGCTGGCTGGGCCGGCGCTCGCGGCCGTCCCGGCGGCCCTGCTGACGTTCCCCTCGCCGGCCGCGCTCGTCGCCGTCCTCACTGGGCCGGTCGTCGCGGTCTCGCTCGTCGGCTGGGGCGAACGCCACGTCGGCGGCGTCAACGGCGACGTCTTCGGCGCCGTCAACGAACTCGGACGCGTCGCGGCGCTCCACGCGGGGGTGGTCACGTGGATGTACTTCTGA
- the cbiB gene encoding adenosylcobinamide-phosphate synthase CbiB, with product MTATPLGVTVAVAVAAVLDWAFQEPPAELHPVAWFGRLVDGIAHREYPAPRLVGALVALALPLGAAALVYGLLWLATPLHAVVVSVLAGLALWTTTSLRLLLDVGERVVADSADDLQAAREALPALVGRDVAGLSPELVRSAAVESLAENLSDGLVAPLFAFAVLSFVSLPAAAAGAAFVKAVNTLDSMLGYPGAFGWGSARLDDLVMFVPARLTALLVGLAAGDPDAPWRARRYARATPSPNAGWPMGALAAALNVRLEKPGGYVLNEVADHPTVADGRAAVAAVRRAGVAAYGTVALAGVVRWL from the coding sequence GTGACCGCGACGCCGCTCGGCGTCACCGTCGCCGTCGCGGTCGCCGCCGTCCTCGATTGGGCGTTCCAGGAGCCGCCGGCCGAGCTCCACCCGGTGGCGTGGTTCGGCCGCCTCGTCGACGGGATCGCCCACCGCGAGTACCCCGCCCCGCGGCTCGTCGGCGCCCTCGTCGCCCTCGCGCTCCCGCTTGGCGCGGCCGCGCTCGTCTACGGCCTGCTGTGGCTCGCGACGCCGCTGCACGCCGTCGTCGTCTCGGTCCTCGCCGGACTCGCCCTCTGGACCACGACCAGTCTCCGGCTCCTCCTGGACGTCGGGGAGCGGGTCGTCGCCGACAGCGCAGACGACCTCCAGGCCGCCCGCGAGGCACTCCCGGCGCTGGTCGGCCGCGACGTCGCCGGCCTCTCCCCCGAACTCGTCCGGAGCGCCGCCGTCGAGAGCCTCGCCGAGAACCTCTCGGACGGCCTCGTCGCCCCACTGTTCGCCTTCGCCGTCCTGTCGTTCGTCTCGCTGCCGGCGGCCGCCGCGGGCGCGGCGTTCGTCAAGGCCGTCAACACGCTGGACTCGATGCTCGGCTACCCCGGCGCCTTCGGCTGGGGGAGCGCCCGTCTCGACGACCTCGTGATGTTCGTCCCCGCCCGGCTGACCGCTCTCCTCGTCGGCCTGGCTGCGGGCGACCCGGACGCCCCGTGGCGGGCGCGCCGCTACGCCCGCGCCACGCCGTCGCCGAACGCCGGCTGGCCGATGGGCGCCCTCGCCGCCGCGCTGAACGTCCGTCTCGAGAAGCCCGGCGGCTACGTCCTCAACGAGGTGGCCGACCACCCGACGGTCGCCGACGGCCGGGCCGCCGTCGCGGCCGTCCGGCGGGCGGGCGTCGCCGCCTACGGCACCGTCGCGCTCGCGGGGGTGGTCCGGTGGCTCTGA
- a CDS encoding HAD family hydrolase, protein MAVSFDLFDTLVDADVPDDPAAAVARELRARDVSVPEDFGAAYREVHIDAPDGAEVPLPAHVSAALASRDVDAPNNAARRAVVAAFDPDVERREGALAAVEAARERGPVGVCSNCSVPELARRTLIRADLRDAFDAVVTSVGCGWRKPDRRAFEAVARQLDADVADLVHVGDDPETDGGVEAAGGRFVDVGETPLAELPETLEVIA, encoded by the coding sequence GTGGCAGTCTCGTTCGACCTCTTCGACACGCTCGTCGACGCCGACGTCCCCGACGACCCCGCGGCGGCCGTCGCCCGCGAACTCCGGGCGCGGGACGTCTCCGTCCCCGAGGACTTCGGCGCCGCCTACCGCGAGGTGCATATCGACGCCCCCGACGGCGCAGAGGTTCCCCTCCCCGCGCACGTCTCGGCGGCGCTGGCCTCCCGCGACGTCGACGCGCCGAACAACGCCGCCCGGCGGGCCGTCGTCGCCGCCTTCGACCCCGACGTCGAGCGGCGCGAGGGCGCGCTGGCGGCCGTCGAGGCGGCGCGGGAGCGCGGTCCCGTCGGCGTCTGCTCGAACTGCAGCGTCCCCGAACTCGCCCGGCGGACGCTCATCCGCGCGGACCTCCGGGACGCCTTCGACGCGGTCGTCACGAGCGTCGGCTGCGGCTGGCGGAAACCCGACCGGCGCGCCTTCGAGGCCGTCGCGCGGCAGCTGGACGCCGACGTCGCCGACCTGGTCCACGTCGGCGACGACCCCGAGACGGACGGCGGCGTCGAGGCCGCGGGCGGCCGGTTCGTCGACGTGGGAGAGACCCCGCTCGCGGAGCTCCCGGAGACCCTGGAGGTGATCGCGTGA
- a CDS encoding inositol monophosphatase family protein, with product MSLPENAESVAVAACLAGGRYLETVFEDGSSEATFLATDAKSSADVESEARMLDVVRAAFPDHTVDAEESGVHAGVDRYRWVVDPLDGTNNFEAGLPSFATAVTLLVDGRTELAVVHAPVPDDLYVCRRGEGLRYGGDRVDGTESPAVDPEAATVMSVIGHDVKRDAEASAVSERIDRGVESACKRRLESWSPSVHWGLLARGRLDGAVAYRPDDEEQLLGELFVEAVGHETASGEDWFVAARTGALRDELVGVVEDAV from the coding sequence ATGTCCCTCCCAGAGAACGCCGAATCCGTCGCTGTCGCTGCCTGCCTGGCCGGCGGCCGCTACCTGGAGACGGTCTTCGAGGACGGCAGTTCCGAGGCCACCTTCCTCGCGACGGACGCGAAGTCCAGCGCGGACGTCGAGTCGGAGGCGCGGATGCTGGACGTCGTCCGGGCGGCGTTCCCCGACCACACGGTCGACGCCGAGGAGTCGGGCGTCCACGCCGGCGTCGACCGCTACCGCTGGGTCGTCGACCCGCTCGACGGGACGAACAACTTCGAGGCCGGGCTGCCGTCGTTCGCGACCGCGGTCACGCTCCTCGTCGACGGCCGGACCGAACTGGCGGTCGTCCACGCGCCCGTGCCGGACGACCTGTACGTCTGCCGGCGCGGCGAAGGACTCCGCTACGGCGGCGACCGGGTCGACGGAACGGAGTCGCCGGCGGTCGACCCGGAGGCCGCGACGGTGATGTCGGTCATCGGCCACGACGTGAAGCGGGACGCCGAGGCCAGCGCCGTCTCCGAGCGGATCGATCGCGGCGTCGAGTCGGCCTGCAAGCGGCGGCTGGAGAGCTGGAGTCCGTCGGTCCACTGGGGCCTGCTGGCGCGCGGCCGGCTCGACGGCGCGGTCGCCTACCGCCCCGACGACGAGGAGCAACTGCTCGGCGAACTGTTCGTCGAGGCGGTGGGCCACGAGACCGCGAGCGGCGAGGACTGGTTCGTCGCGGCGCGGACCGGCGCCCTCCGGGACGAACTCGTCGGCGTCGTCGAGGACGCCGTCTGA
- the truD gene encoding tRNA pseudouridine(13) synthase TruD: MREAHPVERAVGIDYYVSGTDGVGGRLRDRPADFRVRERESFDVDLHPEDADTGSYPHLVFRATLRGWDTNDFASALSDALGVSRERVSWAGTKDKHAVTTQLFSVKLETNDLPELDHADVEVLGRAGRPVLFGDLAGNEFEVVVRDAERPANADGIAAELRTFAADGADSEDAEGRVAVPNFFGQQRFGSMRPITHRVGLDVVRGDWESAAVRYVCESSDREPDATREAREEVGETRDWQAALDLLPGRLRYERAIASRLAEGAAEPADYREALERLPTNLQRMFVNAAQSYAFNLMLSERLERGLPFGRPVEGDVVCFADDDGLPDPDRTQVVDAGRVETVARHCERGRAFVTAPLVGTDTEFGDGEPAEIAREVLDDLDIEPSDFSLPGEFDSTGTRRAIRVTTDLELEEEPLTLRFSLPKGSYATVVAREFLKADPDALS; this comes from the coding sequence ATGCGAGAGGCACATCCGGTCGAGCGGGCCGTCGGGATCGACTACTACGTCTCCGGGACCGACGGCGTCGGCGGCCGCCTGCGCGACCGACCGGCCGACTTCCGGGTCCGCGAACGGGAGTCCTTCGACGTTGACCTCCACCCGGAGGACGCCGACACCGGGTCGTACCCCCACCTCGTCTTCCGGGCGACGCTCCGGGGGTGGGACACGAACGACTTCGCGTCGGCGCTCTCCGACGCGCTGGGCGTGAGCCGCGAGCGGGTCTCGTGGGCCGGCACGAAGGACAAGCACGCCGTCACGACGCAGCTGTTCTCGGTGAAGCTGGAGACGAACGACCTGCCCGAGCTGGACCACGCCGACGTCGAGGTGCTGGGGCGGGCCGGCCGCCCCGTGCTGTTCGGCGACCTGGCTGGCAACGAGTTCGAGGTCGTCGTCCGGGACGCGGAGCGACCGGCGAACGCCGACGGGATCGCCGCGGAACTCCGGACGTTCGCCGCCGACGGGGCCGACTCCGAAGACGCGGAGGGTCGGGTCGCCGTCCCGAACTTCTTCGGCCAGCAGCGCTTCGGGTCGATGCGACCGATCACCCACCGCGTGGGGCTGGACGTCGTCCGCGGCGACTGGGAGTCGGCCGCGGTCCGGTACGTCTGCGAGTCCAGCGATCGCGAGCCCGACGCGACCCGGGAGGCCCGCGAGGAGGTCGGGGAGACGCGCGACTGGCAGGCGGCGCTGGACCTGCTGCCGGGCCGGCTGCGCTACGAGCGCGCCATCGCCTCGCGGCTGGCGGAGGGCGCCGCGGAGCCGGCGGACTACCGCGAGGCCCTCGAGCGGCTGCCCACGAACCTCCAGCGCATGTTCGTCAACGCCGCGCAGTCCTACGCGTTCAACCTGATGCTCTCCGAGCGGCTCGAACGGGGGCTGCCGTTCGGTCGGCCGGTCGAGGGCGACGTGGTCTGCTTCGCTGACGACGACGGCCTGCCGGACCCCGACAGAACCCAGGTGGTCGATGCGGGCCGGGTCGAGACGGTGGCGAGACACTGCGAGCGCGGGCGGGCGTTCGTCACCGCGCCGCTGGTCGGGACTGACACCGAGTTCGGCGACGGCGAACCCGCCGAAATCGCCAGGGAGGTCCTCGACGACCTGGACATCGAACCCTCAGACTTCTCGCTGCCTGGCGAGTTCGATTCTACGGGGACGCGACGGGCGATCAGGGTTACGACCGACCTGGAGTTGGAGGAAGAGCCACTGACGCTGCGCTTCTCGCTGCCGAAGGGGAGCTACGCGACGGTCGTCGCCCGGGAGTTCCTGAAGGCCGACCCGGACGCCCTCTCCTAG
- a CDS encoding DUF2103 domain-containing protein translates to MECRCCATTLERPGDYCLVCRSANTDTAVIDCERERATVTCLLEETVVAERTVTTKRETDERWAPAELRNFAGRIADEVRRKRPEEVYATGHRDVLQAIRADLHYPFYRVADDDPVEAVVRKRGDPALEVVEAPVEEKLGGSHSTVIGDRAGRRALQTVAGHPHVKKIIPGPIDAGGASSPTGVRAKATRADEHGNVRLLLRDGSSVQENRVVTTAGDRELGEHVRDDLNDALAEAELRD, encoded by the coding sequence ATGGAGTGTCGGTGCTGTGCGACGACGCTGGAGCGGCCGGGTGACTACTGCCTGGTCTGTCGCAGCGCCAACACCGACACCGCGGTCATCGACTGCGAGCGCGAGCGCGCGACCGTCACCTGCCTGCTCGAGGAGACGGTCGTCGCCGAGCGGACGGTCACGACGAAGCGGGAGACCGACGAGCGGTGGGCGCCGGCCGAACTCCGGAACTTCGCGGGCCGCATCGCCGACGAGGTCCGCCGGAAGCGCCCCGAGGAGGTCTACGCCACCGGTCACCGCGACGTCCTGCAGGCGATCCGGGCGGATCTCCACTACCCCTTCTACCGCGTGGCCGACGACGACCCCGTCGAGGCGGTCGTCCGCAAGCGCGGCGACCCAGCCCTGGAGGTCGTCGAGGCGCCCGTCGAGGAGAAGCTCGGCGGCAGCCACTCGACGGTGATCGGCGACCGGGCGGGGCGGCGGGCCCTGCAGACCGTCGCCGGCCACCCCCACGTCAAGAAGATCATCCCCGGCCCCATCGACGCCGGCGGCGCCAGCTCCCCGACCGGCGTCCGGGCGAAGGCGACCCGCGCCGACGAGCACGGCAACGTCCGGCTCCTCCTCCGGGACGGCTCCAGCGTCCAGGAGAACCGCGTCGTCACCACCGCCGGCGACCGCGAACTCGGCGAGCACGTCCGCGACGACCTCAACGACGCGCTCGCCGAGGCGGAACTCAGGGACTGA
- a CDS encoding 50S ribosomal protein L37ae, with amino-acid sequence MANKGKTGSAGRFGARYGRVARRRVAEIEADTEDATVDGDAVKRVGTGIWVNEETGEKFTGGAYRPQTPAGKTVTRSIRAALSDGDDEGAFGDEAEEAE; translated from the coding sequence ATGGCCAACAAGGGCAAGACCGGGAGCGCCGGCCGCTTCGGCGCGCGGTACGGGCGCGTCGCCCGCCGCCGCGTCGCGGAGATCGAGGCCGACACCGAGGACGCGACCGTCGACGGCGACGCCGTCAAGCGCGTCGGCACGGGCATCTGGGTCAACGAGGAGACCGGCGAGAAGTTCACCGGCGGCGCCTACCGTCCGCAGACGCCCGCGGGCAAGACCGTCACTCGCTCCATCCGCGCGGCGCTCAGCGATGGCGACGACGAGGGCGCCTTCGGCGACGAAGCCGAGGAAGCGGAGTAA
- a CDS encoding DNA-directed RNA polymerase subunit P, translating to MSYKCSRCKRDVELDEYGGVRCPYCGHRVLLKERSRDVKEINVD from the coding sequence ATGAGCTACAAGTGCTCCCGCTGCAAGCGCGACGTCGAACTGGACGAGTACGGCGGCGTCCGCTGTCCGTACTGCGGCCACCGCGTCCTGCTGAAGGAGCGGAGCCGCGACGTCAAGGAGATCAACGTCGACTAG
- a CDS encoding KEOPS complex subunit Pcc1, with translation MHAADLVFTYDDARAAALIVDAISQEVDEIEGDRTTATVERDGREVRVDIDADDLVALRAGLNTWSTLVQVAERMVEAGA, from the coding sequence GTGCACGCTGCCGACCTGGTTTTCACCTACGACGATGCCCGGGCAGCCGCGCTGATCGTCGACGCCATCTCCCAGGAGGTCGACGAGATCGAGGGCGACCGGACGACCGCGACCGTCGAGCGGGACGGCCGCGAGGTCCGCGTCGACATAGACGCCGACGACCTCGTCGCCCTGCGGGCCGGCCTGAACACCTGGAGTACGCTGGTCCAGGTCGCAGAGCGGATGGTCGAGGCCGGCGCGTAG